The following proteins come from a genomic window of Gottfriedia acidiceleris:
- a CDS encoding BglG family transcription antiterminator — MDKASLRRLHLIDILSSQEKWFKTEELAKNLNCTEKTIRTDIQIINSTFPEGWHIETIKGKGIYINNPINSSLDQVRSLFVKNSLSLQVIMFILIKEIEHISDLGKVLYTHHNTVYKILERVDTLLKSYNLSLKRAPLEIVGNEFQKRILCCDVLYGLYSHTNKWPYDSLSYSIIKKVVTKSAEKNNLLLFPPTIYKYIYYVGTMLQRIDRDIQLDLNPSNNIKDSKFFSVATDICIQLENIYKVSIPLNELNALSIMISASPYFSSDNEPQDEIINSYHNKSEKKYIELHELVTMLEKKLSIKLHDHNEFILTLQKQFKAFSLVLFLNGRIDRSCLISEYVKKRYPDLFNKVKTVFRNWCNFFSYPEVNNEVIAKITLNIQAIIIKLSLVKKRVLLLSSEGYGVRQYITTKLIKEFGDKIQFVELQNGELRPETISQLRLDFIIADFQIDIDIVPIAVISSTLSQRDINHISHLLK; from the coding sequence ATGGATAAGGCGAGTTTAAGAAGATTACACTTAATCGATATTTTAAGTAGTCAAGAAAAATGGTTCAAAACGGAGGAGCTTGCTAAAAATTTAAATTGTACTGAGAAAACAATTCGAACTGACATACAAATTATCAATTCAACATTCCCGGAAGGATGGCATATTGAAACGATAAAAGGAAAAGGTATTTATATAAATAATCCAATTAATTCCTCGCTTGATCAAGTTCGTTCACTTTTTGTTAAGAACTCTTTATCGCTTCAGGTAATCATGTTTATTCTAATAAAAGAGATTGAACACATTAGTGATTTAGGAAAAGTCTTATATACGCATCACAATACTGTTTATAAAATTCTCGAACGAGTTGACACCTTATTGAAGTCTTATAATTTAAGTTTAAAGCGTGCACCACTTGAAATTGTAGGTAATGAGTTTCAAAAAAGAATCTTATGCTGTGATGTATTGTATGGTCTATATTCCCATACAAATAAATGGCCATATGATTCTCTATCGTATTCTATTATAAAAAAAGTAGTTACGAAGTCGGCTGAAAAAAATAATTTACTTTTATTTCCACCTACTATATATAAATATATTTATTATGTTGGTACGATGCTTCAAAGAATCGATCGAGATATACAATTGGATTTAAATCCTTCTAACAATATTAAGGATTCAAAGTTTTTTTCAGTTGCAACTGATATATGTATACAGCTAGAAAACATTTATAAAGTATCAATTCCATTAAATGAACTAAACGCACTTTCTATAATGATATCTGCATCCCCTTATTTTTCTAGCGATAATGAACCTCAAGATGAAATTATAAATAGCTACCATAATAAATCAGAAAAAAAATATATAGAATTACACGAGCTCGTTACGATGCTCGAAAAAAAGCTTAGTATAAAATTACATGATCATAATGAGTTTATTCTCACTCTTCAAAAACAATTTAAAGCCTTTTCCCTAGTTCTTTTTTTAAACGGTAGAATTGATCGATCTTGTCTCATTTCCGAATACGTTAAAAAGCGTTATCCGGATTTATTTAATAAAGTAAAAACGGTATTTCGTAATTGGTGTAATTTCTTTTCATACCCAGAAGTAAATAATGAAGTAATTGCTAAAATCACATTAAATATTCAAGCAATCATCATTAAATTATCATTAGTCAAAAAAAGGGTGCTACTGTTAAGTAGTGAAGGTTATGGTGTAAGACAGTATATAACAACTAAACTAATAAAAGAATTCGGAGATAAAATACAATTTGTTGAACTCCAAAATGGCGAATTGAGACCTGAAACAATTAGTCAATTACGTTTGGACTTTATCATTGCTGATTTTCA
- a CDS encoding heterocycloanthracin/sonorensin family bacteriocin, with product MYDFQRELQQLNVDQFQSSQVVPWDYNQYQNVDARVCFACFFPIFSCFGCGGCGGCGGCGGCFRCGGCGRCHR from the coding sequence ATGTATGATTTTCAAAGAGAGCTTCAACAATTAAACGTTGATCAGTTTCAATCTAGTCAAGTAGTTCCGTGGGATTATAATCAGTATCAAAATGTAGATGCTCGAGTTTGCTTTGCATGCTTTTTCCCTATTTTTAGTTGTTTTGGTTGTGGAGGCTGTGGAGGCTGTGGAGGTTGCGGAGGCTGTTTCCGATGTGGAGGCTGCGGTCGCTGTCACCGTTAA
- a CDS encoding putative thiazole-containing bacteriocin maturation protein, whose protein sequence is MSKLNPSARLKINRDTFFVPDSNGGVYFRNNLSSFRMEGASVYQWIEKLVPMFNGEHSLEILTNGLPDQYRERVYEIGEILYKNGFARDVSKDHPHQLSKDILTKYASQIEFLNCFGESGAYRFQTYRQSRILAIGSGAIVTSLVSALLESGLAKFHLLITNNENTDKKRIKEMIDIAQRTDHEVEVELIKRKKLSLQEIVSTFDSILYVSEDDRVYELKMLNEICKREKKRFIPAISSQKICMAGPLVTLNSEACFESAWRSVHQNILCEEGTNQIVSSITSAMLANIMVFELFKDITKSRETEKNNQVYIINQETLEGSWHSFSPHPLVTGKAKAKIVHNFDEKLEQNKPRGDLSKLLTYLGQFNSQETGLFHVWDEGELNQLPLAQCRIQVVDPLTEGPVKLLTSTICTELTHEEARREAGLTGVEMYVSQIASQLIMNSESDVVECIEPGEYIAIATGQTFSESICRALQKYLSEELNKQSADHKNHIQEIKAIKIEDDCAQFYLQTLNTIQESPKIALGTEICGFPVVWIGTEIGWYRSVGLNRSLALQDALKQVLKESQNKTPLLSSKAIQSSSVLVEEQQVPEMIIPKSNRGVHSELLVTAIDILKQNNLELLTLEFMLESINVDELAGVYGVLLREVSSI, encoded by the coding sequence ATGTCAAAATTGAATCCATCTGCACGTCTAAAGATTAATCGAGATACTTTTTTTGTACCTGATTCGAACGGAGGTGTTTATTTTAGGAATAACTTAAGTTCATTTCGAATGGAAGGTGCATCTGTTTACCAGTGGATTGAAAAGTTAGTTCCGATGTTTAACGGTGAACACTCATTAGAAATTTTAACAAACGGTTTGCCTGACCAATACCGAGAAAGAGTATATGAAATAGGAGAGATCTTATATAAAAATGGCTTTGCACGGGATGTAAGTAAGGATCATCCACATCAATTATCTAAAGATATTTTAACTAAGTATGCAAGTCAAATTGAGTTTTTAAATTGTTTTGGAGAGTCTGGCGCATATCGTTTTCAAACCTATCGTCAATCCAGGATATTGGCAATTGGTTCTGGAGCAATTGTCACTTCGCTAGTATCAGCATTATTAGAGTCGGGGTTAGCAAAATTTCATCTTTTAATAACGAATAATGAGAATACTGATAAAAAACGAATAAAAGAAATGATAGACATCGCACAAAGGACAGATCATGAAGTCGAAGTTGAATTAATTAAGAGAAAGAAGCTTTCATTACAAGAGATTGTTTCTACTTTTGACTCGATTTTATACGTATCAGAAGATGATCGTGTTTATGAGCTGAAAATGCTCAATGAAATCTGCAAAAGAGAGAAAAAGAGATTTATCCCAGCAATTTCTTCGCAAAAGATCTGTATGGCCGGACCACTAGTGACTTTAAATTCTGAAGCTTGTTTTGAGTCGGCGTGGAGAAGTGTGCATCAAAACATACTCTGTGAAGAAGGAACCAACCAAATAGTGTCTTCGATTACATCAGCAATGTTGGCAAATATAATGGTGTTCGAGTTATTTAAGGATATTACAAAGTCACGCGAAACAGAAAAGAATAATCAGGTTTATATTATTAACCAAGAGACGCTAGAGGGCAGTTGGCACTCATTCTCTCCTCATCCACTAGTGACTGGAAAAGCGAAAGCTAAAATAGTTCATAATTTTGATGAGAAATTAGAGCAAAATAAACCTAGAGGAGATCTAAGTAAGTTATTAACTTACTTAGGGCAGTTCAATTCGCAAGAAACTGGATTATTTCACGTTTGGGATGAGGGCGAATTAAATCAACTACCATTGGCTCAATGCCGGATACAAGTAGTAGATCCTCTTACAGAAGGTCCAGTAAAACTATTAACGAGTACGATTTGTACTGAATTAACTCATGAAGAAGCACGAAGAGAGGCGGGACTTACTGGGGTAGAAATGTATGTATCTCAAATAGCCAGTCAACTTATTATGAATTCTGAGTCTGATGTTGTAGAGTGTATTGAACCTGGAGAATATATCGCAATTGCTACTGGTCAAACTTTTTCAGAAAGTATTTGTAGAGCACTACAAAAATACTTGTCTGAAGAGCTTAATAAACAATCAGCTGATCATAAAAATCATATTCAAGAAATTAAAGCGATAAAAATTGAAGATGATTGTGCTCAATTTTATTTACAAACATTAAATACAATACAAGAATCTCCAAAAATAGCATTAGGAACAGAGATTTGTGGATTTCCAGTAGTCTGGATTGGTACAGAAATAGGCTGGTATAGAAGTGTTGGTTTAAATAGATCATTGGCCTTACAGGATGCACTAAAACAAGTACTTAAGGAATCGCAAAATAAAACTCCACTACTTTCATCAAAAGCAATCCAGAGTTCATCAGTGTTAGTGGAAGAACAGCAAGTGCCTGAAATGATTATCCCTAAATCTAATCGTGGTGTACATTCTGAATTATTAGTCACGGCGATCGATATCTTAAAACAAAATAATCTGGAATTACTAACATTGGAGTTTATGCTTGAATCGATTAATGTAGATGAACTCGCGGGAGTTTATGGTGTCTTGTTAAGAGAGGTGAGCTCGATTTGA
- a CDS encoding SagB family peptide dehydrogenase, protein MSLQTFLHNLHFDIEKANQLDWEVDWEDAPLTYKLYKDLPTIPLSLNVPLSLKEKRDSIEPNLDEIGYFLWYVYGIAQVAQTAITSGSNEMVNMMSSNRRFIPSGGGLYPNELYLYLKSDQVTPGIYHYDVARHCLVLLREGNFDSYISRALGNRCNLTKCFGTIFISTMFWKNFFKYNNFSYRLQGLDCGVLIGQILEMAKSFGFKTGVYYQFLDRAINHLIGINEREESVYGVIPLSIEESTLISKNKLKSKNYNSIDLSKELQTVSHKYLVKSKKIKEFPMLIKLNKVSMIESTQSFRKVEEAVEASDGRHRITLPKVERLSYDLATICKERFSPELDFVLRPISQINLATLLKEATASFSYINDLDGTFKNNNNRPKLYLCLYNVEGINNGAYYYDDHTNTLIQTKLGDHRMQLQYGMNAPTVNLFQVPICIHVVGNIEHIKSTHSYRGYRIQQMEAGIMVQRLLIAASALGLGGHPLLGYNVKLCDELYKINEIGKTSLIQIPIGHYRNRPWLKGNLHS, encoded by the coding sequence ATGAGTTTACAAACATTTCTACACAATCTTCATTTTGATATTGAAAAGGCAAATCAATTGGATTGGGAAGTAGATTGGGAGGATGCCCCACTAACTTATAAGCTTTATAAAGATTTACCTACCATTCCACTTTCACTTAACGTTCCATTATCCTTAAAAGAAAAAAGGGACTCAATTGAGCCGAATTTAGACGAAATAGGCTACTTTTTATGGTATGTATATGGAATAGCTCAAGTTGCTCAAACAGCAATAACTTCCGGTTCCAACGAAATGGTTAATATGATGTCTTCAAACCGAAGATTCATCCCCTCGGGTGGAGGATTGTATCCGAATGAATTGTATTTATATCTTAAGTCTGACCAAGTCACTCCAGGGATTTATCATTATGATGTTGCTAGACATTGCTTAGTTTTATTAAGAGAAGGAAATTTTGATTCTTATATATCAAGAGCTTTAGGAAATAGATGTAATCTTACAAAGTGTTTCGGTACTATTTTTATTTCAACAATGTTTTGGAAAAATTTCTTTAAATACAATAATTTTTCATATCGCCTTCAAGGGTTAGATTGTGGTGTGCTAATTGGACAGATATTAGAGATGGCTAAAAGTTTTGGGTTTAAAACGGGAGTATATTACCAGTTTCTAGATCGAGCAATCAACCATTTAATTGGCATAAACGAACGCGAGGAAAGTGTATATGGCGTCATTCCACTCTCTATTGAAGAATCTACCTTAATTTCAAAAAATAAGTTAAAAAGTAAAAATTACAATTCTATTGATCTAAGCAAAGAGCTACAAACAGTTTCACATAAATATTTAGTAAAATCAAAAAAGATTAAAGAGTTCCCGATGCTAATTAAACTGAACAAAGTATCGATGATCGAATCGACACAATCATTTAGAAAAGTTGAAGAAGCTGTTGAAGCTTCAGATGGACGACATCGAATAACTTTACCTAAAGTGGAGCGACTATCTTATGATTTAGCTACTATATGTAAAGAACGGTTTTCACCTGAACTTGACTTTGTTTTACGCCCTATCAGTCAAATAAACTTAGCAACACTACTAAAAGAGGCAACAGCATCCTTCTCATATATAAATGATTTAGATGGAACCTTTAAAAATAATAATAATCGGCCAAAATTATATTTATGTTTGTATAACGTTGAAGGAATTAACAATGGTGCATATTATTATGATGATCATACAAATACACTAATACAAACTAAATTAGGCGATCATCGTATGCAACTCCAATACGGAATGAATGCCCCTACCGTTAATTTATTCCAAGTGCCAATTTGTATACATGTAGTAGGGAATATAGAGCATATAAAATCGACACATAGTTATAGAGGTTATCGAATCCAACAAATGGAAGCTGGCATAATGGTTCAGCGTTTACTAATAGCCGCATCAGCATTAGGATTAGGGGGGCATCCACTACTTGGATATAATGTAAAATTATGCGATGAGCTATACAAAATAAACGAAATAGGAAAAACAAGTTTAATTCAAATTCCAATAGGTCATTATCGGAATCGACCTTGGTTAAAAGGAAATTTGCATAGTTAA
- a CDS encoding M15 family metallopeptidase — protein MSRVMKNRRKKPIIGIAISLVLVAGVAGTLYEQNKEPKTIVIKKNAKVKNDIVKNDNVLNFPDYYKTTKEDESGLLEVLNVDSNLVLVNKDRKLPDGYEPNDLIYPSIPLNGAVKEKTRMRSEAGHALEKLFAGAAADGYTLAAISGYRSYDRQVALYNNYISVHGEAWTKAYSAYPGTSEHQTGLTMDVSSPAFGNALEVGFAKTPEGKWLAEHAHEYGFIIRYPEDKVDITKYHYEPWHIRYVGKEYATYLYTNHLALEEAMPAKK, from the coding sequence TTGTCCAGAGTTATGAAAAATCGTAGAAAAAAACCAATTATAGGGATCGCAATTTCCTTAGTTTTAGTAGCTGGAGTTGCTGGAACTCTTTATGAACAAAATAAAGAACCTAAAACTATTGTTATTAAAAAGAATGCTAAGGTAAAAAATGACATTGTAAAAAATGATAATGTACTAAATTTTCCAGATTATTATAAAACTACAAAAGAAGATGAATCTGGATTATTAGAAGTGTTAAACGTTGATTCAAATTTAGTCTTAGTTAATAAAGACCGAAAGTTACCAGATGGTTATGAACCTAACGATCTTATCTATCCATCAATACCATTAAATGGGGCAGTAAAAGAAAAAACTAGAATGAGAAGTGAAGCTGGACATGCATTAGAGAAGTTATTTGCTGGTGCAGCTGCGGATGGTTATACATTAGCAGCAATTTCTGGATACCGTTCTTATGATCGACAAGTTGCTTTATACAATAATTATATATCGGTACACGGTGAGGCATGGACTAAGGCATACAGTGCATATCCAGGAACGAGTGAACACCAAACTGGACTAACGATGGATGTTTCATCGCCGGCATTTGGTAATGCTTTAGAAGTAGGTTTTGCCAAAACGCCTGAAGGAAAATGGCTAGCAGAGCATGCACATGAATACGGCTTTATTATTCGTTACCCAGAAGATAAAGTAGATATAACAAAATATCACTATGAACCATGGCATATTCGATACGTTGGAAAAGAATACGCTACTTATTTATATACGAATCATCTTGCACTTGAAGAAGCGATGCCAGCTAAAAAATAA
- a CDS encoding helix-turn-helix domain-containing protein: MYEGKIIKYYREKSQMTQEQLGKGICSSTHISKIERSQTEYATEIIALLSVRLGIKIENEILKLKNIKMRINSWQQSIAMQLFDEIEEINLELEREELIQISNYVNQYKLLRIRYLLMSNLMNEAKELINEIKKIKHKLSPYEINLFRHVLGIYHLTNHEPLLAIQVLKKINIEEYANEEYYYHLASAYHSNDLPVLAYFYADKARQYFKSINSYLRVIDSEMLMLIQVKDNEEFSETIKRFENLIQSCEICRSSDRKARVYHNLAFEYYRRKNYELAKKYYFESMKLKDSNSIPYLLSLEGYIRSSYYGELLPKGELLQYVGKGFALASQKNDKLFINLFILLDFLILEKEQEYHQYLADHSLPLFKKLGFAYLINQSEKELFNYYFKRKQTRKALGMANTLINL, from the coding sequence ATGTATGAGGGGAAAATCATAAAATATTATCGAGAAAAATCTCAGATGACACAAGAACAATTAGGGAAAGGAATTTGTTCTAGTACGCATATTAGTAAAATAGAAAGATCTCAAACAGAATATGCAACTGAAATTATAGCTCTACTATCAGTACGACTTGGAATAAAAATCGAAAATGAGATTTTAAAATTAAAAAATATTAAGATGCGTATAAATAGTTGGCAGCAGTCTATTGCAATGCAGCTATTTGACGAAATAGAAGAAATTAACTTAGAACTTGAGCGAGAAGAGTTAATTCAAATTTCAAATTATGTAAATCAATATAAATTACTTCGCATCAGATATTTATTAATGAGTAATTTAATGAATGAAGCAAAAGAGCTCATTAATGAAATAAAAAAAATAAAACACAAATTGTCACCTTATGAAATAAATCTTTTTAGACATGTGCTAGGTATTTATCACCTAACGAATCATGAACCTTTACTTGCCATTCAAGTTTTAAAGAAAATTAATATTGAAGAATATGCAAATGAGGAATATTATTATCATTTAGCTTCTGCTTACCATTCTAACGATTTACCTGTTTTGGCTTACTTTTATGCTGACAAAGCCCGTCAGTATTTCAAAAGTATTAATTCCTATCTTCGTGTAATCGACTCCGAAATGCTTATGCTAATACAAGTTAAAGATAATGAAGAATTTTCAGAGACGATTAAGAGATTTGAAAACTTAATCCAAAGCTGTGAAATTTGTAGATCATCAGACCGAAAAGCAAGGGTATATCATAATTTAGCTTTTGAATATTACCGAAGAAAAAATTATGAGTTAGCTAAAAAATACTATTTTGAGTCTATGAAATTGAAGGATTCCAATTCTATCCCCTATTTACTTTCCCTAGAAGGATATATACGCAGTTCCTATTATGGAGAACTATTACCTAAAGGTGAATTATTACAATATGTAGGTAAAGGGTTTGCTCTCGCTTCACAAAAAAATGACAAACTTTTTATCAATTTATTCATCTTATTGGACTTTTTAATCTTAGAAAAAGAACAAGAATATCACCAATATTTGGCGGATCATTCATTACCATTATTTAAAAAACTAGGATTCGCTTATTTAATCAATCAATCTGAAAAAGAATTGTTTAACTATTATTTTAAACGCAAACAAACCCGTAAAGCACTAGGTATGGCAAATACTTTAATCAATCTATAA